AAATTTAGAAAAAATGCCAAAGGCAGTAAAATCCATATGGAAGCAATTAATGTGTCATAATAATTGTAAATAAAACTTGTAAATTCTTGAATATTTTGATCCATGCTAATCCTCCTCTTCTTCTGAAACAGTTAAAAGTCCAGCAGAAACAATTGTGATCGCACTTAAAGTTATGAGAACAAAAGGCATACTAAGAGCAGCTAAATACGGACCAAAAATATTCCCACTAATCCTAAGAGATGAAAAAACTGACATCCCTGTGTCTTCAAATCCTTTGGATAATATTGAAGCATATTCACTACTCATAGTTAAAGATAGCCCCAATAAGAGCCCACTGAAAATTGCAATTGGAATGTAAATAAGTGGGTTCGACATAAACAAATAAGAAACAAAAATAACCAACCCTACTGATATTGGTAGCCATTTTTTTACTCCATAAATCTTGTGCTTCATGAAATTACCAAGCATAACAAATAATGAAAACGCCGAAGATAATATTTTCCCCAAAACAGGCATTCCAAAATTGTTTTCAACATATACAGGTATGATAACTTGGTTTGATACAATAGCCACTAATGTTATGATACCAAAAATTGTTGCCAAGAATATTACAGGGGAAAACTTTTTCTTTTCTTTTTTTGAATAATCAATTTTAACATCATCTACACTTTTAAAAGTAAGTAAACCATATACAGTCAAAAATATTGCCAACACAAACAAAAATACATTTGGGAAATATATAAATCCAGTTCCCAAAATTAGAGGCCCTAAAATTGCTCCTAAGCTTCCCATTATTTCAACATATCCATAATATTTAGATTTTTCTTTCAAACTAATATCTGCTTTAGAAACTCCCGTTAAAGCAATATTAAAAAACAAGGGGTCAAAAACACCTTGTAAAGCCCTAAAACCTATGGCTAATAAAGGATTATTCAAAAAAAGAGCAACAAAGAAAAAACTAATACCCCAGCCAGTTAATCCTGTCAAGAAAGATTTTCTTTCGCCATATTTTCTTAAGATAGGTCCCCAAAAAGAGCCTAAAGCCATAGAAACAAATGGTGTAATGGCTATAAAAGTACTGGTATAAAATGCATTGTTTCCGAACATCTCTAAAATTTGTGGGAATGATGAAGCGATTCCAACTTGTGTGAACACAGAGAAAAACGGAAGAATCAATAAAATTCTTAAACTTTTCAAAATTCCAACTCCTCTCTTTTATATACTTCATTTTTTATTATATCTATAAACTCAACAATATATTTGTTATTTCCAATTTCAATTCTAATAGCTGTATGTTTACTATCCTCTTTTGGTAAAGATATTGAACCAGGATTTATTACGTATATACCGTTGTTTTTCGTGAATTCTGGTATGTGAGTGTGACCATAAAGGAGTACGTTGCACTTTAATTCCTTCGCCATCTCTATTGCCTCTTGTATCTTTGGAGTCCATCCATGAGTCATAAACATATTCATATCGTTGTACGACTCTGTTTTATAGTAAATTGGTTCAGGAATGTTCAAAACATGATGGTCTATTTGGGAATCACAATTTCCTGTGATAAAAGAAAACTGTTTATCTTTCAATAAATCTATCACTTTTTTGGGATTATAACCTTCAGGCAAATCATTTCTCGCTCCATGATACAATACATCTCCTAAAAGCAAGTATCTATCAACAATTCCAATAGACTTCAAAGCTTTCACTAAGTATTCTGATGAGCCATGAACATCGCTAATAACACCTAATTTCAAGTTAATCACCTCATATTTTTTCTACAACAATATTATCACAAAAATACCTTAAAAAGAATTTTACTCTAATTACAACAATAAACAATTATGTTATAATTTAATTGTAATCAGTTTAATTCATAGGAGGGGTTAATATGGGATATTTGAAAATCAATGTGGATGAAGAATTTATCAATAATCTTATTGATAGAGTTGTTGAAGCAAACACCAATGTACAAGGATTAAAAAATCTGAATGTTGAATTAAAAGAAGATGGTATTCATTTCCAAGTTGATGTTAACATTCTAAAAAAAGATGCTAAATTTGACACTCTTATCAAAATGACACAAAAGCCTGAAACTCTTTCCAAAGGTATTATGGATTTTTCAATAACTGGTGATGAGGGCATAAGAAAAATTCTTGAAGGTGTTTTTAAAATTCTATCGAAATTCACAGGAGTTTTTGATTCTGAAGATAATAAATTAACAATAGATTTAAATAAAGTAGATATAAATCCAATTATTAACGATACTTTAAGTTCTTTGGCTGTTAAAGAACTTTCTGTTGATGAAAATGAATTTAGATTAGAATTGAATTATAGGGATCAATGATGTTTGTAGAATTCGACGTAGATTTTATAAAACAAATAATCAATAACATTGTAAAAAAGTCTAACGGTGAACTTTTAGGATTTTTAATGGGAAGTTCTGTAAAGTTTCAAGTTCAAAACAACAAATTCATAATAAAAGTATTGTTTCTAAAATACAGGGTAGAAATTGAAAAAATACCAAAAAAAGCATCAGAAGAATTTGTGTTCACTCATAACTTACCCTTAGAGAAAATGGACAAATCACAACTACCATCATTTGTTAGGTTTGAAAAAAATAAGATCTATCTTAGACTACCAAAAAACTTTATTACAGATAATTTAATAATATCAGATTTCAAAATGGAAGATGATAGAATATATATAGAATTAAAATAAATGGAGGAATTTAAATGATCAAAGTAAATGATGAACTAATCAACAAACTAAAAAAGTTATCAAACATTGAGCTAACTTATGAAGAAGAAGAAATAATCAAAGAAGATTTAAACAAGTTATTAGATTATATGTCAGAATTAGACGAAATAAACGTTGAAGGAACAGAAGAACTTACAAACCCTATAAATAAGGAAATTAAGGCACCTTTACACAAAGACCAAGTAGAGGATTTTGAAAATAGCGAAAAGATAATTGAGAACTTCCCAGAAAAAAATGGCAAATATTTGAGAGTGCCTGGAATTCATGGATAATGAATAAACAAGGTATTATCTATGAAGATACGGCCACAAAATATTTGTTAAAAAAAGGTTATAAAATTCTGGACAGAAATTTTAAAACAAAATTTGGAGAAATTGATATAATAGCATTAGACAAAGATATTTTGGTTTTTATAGAAGTGAAAGGCGGGAAAGATGATCTCTATGACCCCGCTGAAAGAGCAGACATCAATAAGCTTAGAAAAGTTATGAGAACTGCTGATTTTTATATCAGTAGATACAAAGGTAATTTTGAAGAAGTAAGAATCGATGTAATATCGGTTAACAAAAATCTTGAAATAAATCATTATCCCTCACAAAGAATTTGATTTCTTTGTGAGTTTTTATTATAACCGACATTTTGTGTCTTTTTTATGATAAAATAAAAACAAAGCAGTCAAAAAACCGCTTTGTTTTTGGTGTCTCCACGAGGAGTCGAACCTCGATCTGAGGATTAGGAATCCTCTGTTCTATCCGTTGAACTATGAAGACATTTATACAAAAGATTATAACAAAAATGGTTTATACTGTCAATACAAACGAGGAGGTTAACAAATGAATATAATTGAACCAAAGGTTTTATTTGAAAATGAAGACCATAAATTTATTTTATTGGGTATTGAAGATTCGCAAAAACAAGGTGTCACTACCAATCAATATTTGGTGGTGCACAAAGATGAAGGAGTTCTATTAGATCCAGGAGGAGTTCATGTTTTCCCAATGGTTTTATCAAATGTTGTTGAATTTATTTCCCCTCAAAAAATAAAGGGAATTTTCTATTCTCATCAAGACCCAGATGTTTCATCTGGTATATCTCTATGGGCAAACTCTATAAATTCTAAATTCTATGTATCAGGTTTATGGGAAAGATTTTTACCTCACTTTGGAGTATTTGACAATTCTAAGATAGTCCCTATAAAAGATAACGGAGGCAAAATAACTTTTTCAGATGGTTATAGCATGGATATAATACCTACACATTTTTTACATTCAATAGGAAATTTTACAGTTTATGACTCAATTTCAAAAATATTGTTCAGCGGGGACATAGGCACTGCTGTAATAGAAGCTAAAGGAAATGTTTTTGTGGATAATTTCCAAGATCATATAAAAAATATAGAAGGATTTCACAAAAGATATATGACTTCATCAAAAGCATGTAAAGTTTGGAGTAAGTTAATAAAAAATTATGATATTGAGTTAATGGCTCCACAACATGGACTTTTATACAAAAAACAAGAATATAAAGAATTTCTAAAATGGTTTGAAAACTTGAAATGTGGAATCGATATAATTGAAAACATATACGGGGTGTAAGCTATGGAAAATAAAGAAAAAAAAATCATACAAAAATTATCTAACAATTTGTACCATGAAAATATACTCACCTCTTTTATAGTAAACCTTGATAACATAATAGGTTCAAGGTTTAAAAAGGCAAATAACAACGTGCAAGAGATAGGCTATAGTATTATTGGTTCAGTAAACGAATTGAACAAAGCCTCTGATAGCATAGACGAATTTGTCAAAGAAGGAAAAGATGAAATAAACAATATAAACGATAAAAACAAGAGCATGATTACAGAAATAAATCAACTTGGAAATTCATTAACCGATATCCAGACCCAAGTAGATGATTCTATTAGCTCAATAACAAATATGGTTGATCAGTTTAAAGAGGTCAACAGTCTAACAGAGAATATAAAAAGAATATCAAAACAAACAAATATTTTGTCTATAAACGCTTCAATAGAAGCCAGTAGAGCTGGTGAAGCCGGGCAGGGATTTGCTGTTGTCGCAAACGAAGTTAAAAAACTCGCAACAGAAACAAAAGAAACGTCAGATAAAATTTCCGATAAAGTTCAAGATTTAAGCAAAGAGATAAACGTCGTTTTGAAAAAAATAAACTATTTATCTGATACTTTTAATGTATTCACAAAAATCACAGAAAAATCCATGGAAAGAACACAGGATAACTTGGACCTTTTTAAAAAAATTATATACGAAATGGATAAAAATAATTCCGCTCTAATATCAAATAGAGATAATTTAAATCTAACTATAGATGATTTAAAAGAACTATTAAAAGATATAGAAAATATTGATGAAATAATATCTATAATAATCAACATGCAAAAAAATATTAAAAATATCAATTTGTAGGTGTACACATGGAAATTTACGATGTTGCCGTAATAGGTGCTGGAGCTGCAGGAACAATAGCTGCAATCAAAGCTTCAAAAAGAAATAAAACAATACTCATAGACAGGAACCACAAGGTGGGCAAAAAGATATATGCCACAGGGAATGGAAAATGTAATTACACAAACAAAAATATATCTTTGAATAACTACCATGGGCAAAATGTTCAATTTGCTAATTTTTCTTTGAATAAATTCAACAATATTAAAACTGTTGAATTTTTTAAAAAATCTGGAGTATTGTCCAAAGATATAGACAATAGAATTTATCCAGTAACAGAAGAATCAGCAACAATTGTTGAAACTTTGGAATTTCTTTTGGCCGAAAACGACGTAGAACTACTTCTCGGCTACAAAATCCACGACATAGAATTAGAAAACGAGATATTCACAATAAGCTCAAATCACAAACAAGTTAAATCAAAAAAACTAATAATTGCAACCGGGGGGAAATCTTCTCCTAACCATGGGTCAGATGGTTCAATATTTGATGTCATAAAAAAATTAGGCCATTCAATAACTCCTTTAAAACCAGCCTTGGTACAACTTGAAACTGATAACAAATTTTCAAAAGAAGTAAAAGGCATAAGGATAAAAGGCTCTATAACCATCCAACACAAGAAGAAAGAAATAGCAAAAGACACTGGAGAAATAATGTTTACGGATTATGGCCTTTCTGGAATACCAGTTATGCAGGTAAGTCATTTTACCCACGAATACCTTGAAAAAAATGAAAAAGTATTTGCATCAATTGACTTCTTCCATGAAATAAACCAGGTAGAGCTCGACAAAATGTTATTAAATAGAAAAAATGAACTGAAAAACCGAAAAATAAAAGATTTTTTGAAAGGTCTTGTTCATTCAAAACTGATCAACATGGTTTTGGTGAAATCGGGTATTAAAAATCACAACTCTCCATCAGAAAAATTGTCAGAGAAAGATATCATGTCTTTGTCAAAAAATTTAAAAAATCTGACATTTTTCATAACTGGAACAAAATCATGGAAAAATTCACAGGTCACTTTTGGTGGTGTCAATACTTTAGAAGTCGATGAAAAAACAATGGAATCGAAAATAATCAAAAATCTTTATTTCGCTGGCGAAGTCATTGATATTTCTGGCGATTGTGGAGGATATAATCTTCAGTGGGCTTGGAGCTCTGGGTATATTGCTGGAAAAAGCACTTGGAAATAAAAAGCAAAATATTTATTATTTTTGTTTTACTTCCCTCTTGCGCAAGAGGGAACGTACGCAGCGCAGGCTTAGGCTTTTAAGTTTTTATTAACAACTAACAACCAGCATCTAACAACAGAAATTATTTTATGATTTCTATTAAAAGGAGTTATCAATGATTAGAATAAATAACATTAAACTACAATACAATCATTCAGAACAAGATTTAATAGATGTTCTAAATGATAAATACAAAATAGATAAAAAAGATATTATTGATTTTGAAATCAACAAAAAATCCGTAGACGCCCGACAAAAAAGAAAAATGATATATTTCGTTTATTCTGTTGATTTGAAAATCAAAAATGAAGAAAAATATGGAGAATTAAAATATGTTCAGACTATAAATGAAAAAGGTTATGAGCCACCAAAAAAAGGAGATAAAAAATTATCTTCAAGACCTATAATTGTTGGTTCTGGACCAGCAGGAATGTTTAGTGCGTTATTACTTGCCGAAGAAGGCTATAAGCCATTAATAATTGAACAAGGGGAACCTGTTAACAAAAGAGTTGAAGATATAAATAATTTCTGGAATAATGGAATTTTAAAAGAGAATTCTAATATTCAATTTGGTGAAGGTGGGGCAGGAACTTTTTCAGATGGGAAATTAACTACTTTGATAAAAGATAAATACGGAAGGATACAAAAAGTTTTTGATGAGTTTATAGAAAATGGAGCCCCAGAAGAAATAAAATATATAAAAAATCCTCACATAGGTACAGATATATTGAGAAATGTTGTATACAATATTAGAAAGAAAATTGAGTCTTTAGGGGGAGAATTTTTATTTTCTTCAAAACTCACGGATATAAAACTAAAAAACAACAAAATAGAATTTATAGAAATAAACGACAAAGATACAATCAAAACAGAAATTTTGATCTTAGCTATTGGACATAGTGCAAGAAAAACTTTTGAAATGCTTGCAAAAAATGGAGTATCTTTAGAACAAAAACCATTTTCTATGGGAGTAAGGATAGAACATCCACAAGAATTAATAAACAAAAATCAATACGGAAAATTCTACAAAGAGAAAATCCTTCCACAAGCTGAATACAAACTTTCAGAAAAAAATGGCAACAGAGGTATATATACTTTTTGCATGTGTCCGGGAGGTCAGGTTATTGCTTCAGCTTCAGAAGAAAATACAATAGTAACCAATGGGATGAGCGAGTTTAAAAGAAATAAAAATAATGCAAATAGTGCTATTTTGGTTAATGTGAATACAAATGATTTTCCAAATAAAAACCCATTGTCTGGTATTGAACTCCAAAGGAATTTAGAAAAATCCGCTTTTAAAAAGAACTATTTTGCTCCAGTTCAAAATGCAAGAGATTTCTTAGAAGGGAAAATAAGCAAAAATTATATAACTCAACCTTCTTACAAACCAGGAATCTACTCAGATAATTTGGAAAAATATTTACCAAAATATATTTCTGAAAATTTGAAATACGGAATACAAAAATTTGATAACAAAATAAATGGTTTTATAGATAAGGGAATTTTGACTGGTTTTGAAACAAGAAGTTCTTCGCCAGTTAGGATTTTAAGAAATGACTCATTGCAATCTGTAAATATTGAAGGTTTATATCCTGGTGGAGAAGGCGCAGGATATGCTGGAGGCATAACTTCTTCTGCTGTAGATGGAATAAAAATAGCCGAACAAATTATAAACAATTACACCAATAAAATTTGAGGAGGCATTATAATGAAATTGATTTCTTGGAACGTTAACGGAATAAGGGCAATATATAGAAAAAATCTTTTAGAATTTTTAGAAGAATACAATCCAGATATTTTGGCTATTCAAGAAACAAAGGCAAGACCTCAACAACTAACAAAAAAACTCCTTAACTATGGTGACTATTACAAATTTTTCTCATCTGCAGAAAAAAAAGGATATTCAGGAGTAGCTACATTTTCAAAACCAGAGCCAAAAGGGGTTAAATATGGATTTGGAAACGAAAAATATGATTCTGAAGGAAGAATTCTTTTGACTGAATATGAAGATTTTTCTCTTTTCAACATATATTTTCCAAATGGAAAATCAAAGCAGGAAAGGTTAGACTACAAGATGGATTTTTATTATGACTTTTTGAAATTCATAAATGATTATAAAAAACAACAGCCCAATATAATTGTCTGTGGGGATGTTAACACAGCTCATAAAGAAATCGATCTTGCGAGGCCGAAAGATAACGAAACAGTTTCTGGATTTTTACCTGAAGAAAGAGAATGGATAGATAAATTTCTTGACTCTGGATTTTATGATTCTTTTAGAATGTTTAATCAAGAACCAGATAATTATTCTTGGTGGGACTACAAAACAAAAGCAAGAGAGAGAAACGTGGGATGGAGAATAGATTATTTCTTTGTTAGCGAAGGAATTAAAAATAGAGTCAAAAAAGCTGATATACTGAATGAGGTATACGGATCAGATCATTGCCCTATTATGATTGAAATATAAATTTAACAGCGTTCTTTTTATAAGAACGCTGTTTTTCATACTTCTAATATTTTCCATTGTTTATTAATTGCAATTTTGGCTAATTTTTTATCTGGATTCACACAAACTGGGTTGCCAACCTTTTCCAATAATGGCAAGTCAGATATTGAATCAGAATAAAAATAACTATCTTCAAAAGTCATGTTGTTTTCTTTTAAAAATTTTTCTGCTCTGTTGACCTTCTCTTCTTTATAAACACTATTACCTTGTATCCCTTTGAAAACATTGTTTTCGATTATCAAATCTGTACTTATGAGCTCATCCATATTCAAGTGTGAAAAAACAGGGTAACATATATTTCTTGGTGAGGCAGATATTAAAACTATTTCAGCATTTTTATTCCTGTGATATTCTATCTCATCAATCATTTTATCCCTTATAAACTTGTGTCCAAAATCATCAAACCATTTTTGTGTTTTGCTATATATTTCCGATTCTGATAGGCCAATATATTTATCAGATAATACTTTTGAGATGTACTCTAACTTGAGCATTCCAAAAGCATATAAAATCGGAATTGGTAAAAGCTTTAAATAATCTACAAATTTCACCTCACCCTTGTTAAAATAATACTTATAAAAAAGTTGTCCACTGTTTTCTGACAATATTGTTTTGTCCATATCAAAAAATGCCGCATATTCTTTCATAAATCACCTCATAAAAATAAATACATTACATTATACCATATAAAAAATGCACCCATAAAGGTGCATTTAATTGTTTTTGGTGGAGACGGCGGGAATCGAACCCGCGTCCGAAATAAAACCGCATAGGCTTCTCCGAGCGCAGTCCATGTTTAATTTTCGATTACAAGAGCTACATGGGCGAAGCTTTGTAATCTATCATTCTAAAATTTCCACTGTAGCCCGAATGATAAAGCTACAATGTAAGACACTTAGTAATGACATCCATCTTACCAGTAAGTGCCAGACTGGTAAGAGGACGGCTGCGTTATCTTACGCAGCTAATGCGTAATTTTCTTCTGCGTTTATGTTTATTGTATCGCTTTTTTACGAGGTTGCGAAATCCTCGGCTCGCTTCCCTATACGGTCTTACCCCGTCGAAACCATTTCGTCCCCTGGTAGGGCTTATCATTATAGCATATATCAGTTAAAAATAAATATAATCAAGGTTAACTCTGGTTTTCTATTTGCCATTGTAGTTTTTTAGATAGATCAGGGTTAATTTGTTGTAAATAAGGAACCAATTCAAAATCTCCCAACAGTACTTTTACCATAGAGTCCATTATTAACGCTCTTTTTGATTTATCTTTACTGTTTTCATATTTCTCAGACAATATATCTACAACTTTTTTTGATGGAAGGTTAGTGATTGACATTAAAGCTAATTCTTCCATTTCACTTCCATCATCCATAAATGTTAGAAGTATGTCTAAATACTTGTCATCTTTTGTAAGTTTTAATAGGTTTTCTATTATTACTGGAAAAGCCCTCTCATCTGTATAGTTATTTATCATTCTTTCTAAATATGGTACTATTTCTTTACAGTTAAGATCTGACAGTAATTCAGTCAAGTACAAAAGTGT
Above is a window of Geotoga petraea DNA encoding:
- a CDS encoding MFS transporter; its protein translation is MKSLRILLILPFFSVFTQVGIASSFPQILEMFGNNAFYTSTFIAITPFVSMALGSFWGPILRKYGERKSFLTGLTGWGISFFFVALFLNNPLLAIGFRALQGVFDPLFFNIALTGVSKADISLKEKSKYYGYVEIMGSLGAILGPLILGTGFIYFPNVFLFVLAIFLTVYGLLTFKSVDDVKIDYSKKEKKKFSPVIFLATIFGIITLVAIVSNQVIIPVYVENNFGMPVLGKILSSAFSLFVMLGNFMKHKIYGVKKWLPISVGLVIFVSYLFMSNPLIYIPIAIFSGLLLGLSLTMSSEYASILSKGFEDTGMSVFSSLRISGNIFGPYLAALSMPFVLITLSAITIVSAGLLTVSEEEED
- the yfcE gene encoding phosphodiesterase; translation: MKLGVISDVHGSSEYLVKALKSIGIVDRYLLLGDVLYHGARNDLPEGYNPKKVIDLLKDKQFSFITGNCDSQIDHHVLNIPEPIYYKTESYNDMNMFMTHGWTPKIQEAIEMAKELKCNVLLYGHTHIPEFTKNNGIYVINPGSISLPKEDSKHTAIRIEIGNNKYIVEFIDIIKNEVYKREELEF
- the gatC gene encoding Asp-tRNA(Asn)/Glu-tRNA(Gln) amidotransferase subunit GatC, with protein sequence MIKVNDELINKLKKLSNIELTYEEEEIIKEDLNKLLDYMSELDEINVEGTEELTNPINKEIKAPLHKDQVEDFENSEKIIENFPEKNGKYLRVPGIHG
- a CDS encoding YraN family protein, producing MNKQGIIYEDTATKYLLKKGYKILDRNFKTKFGEIDIIALDKDILVFIEVKGGKDDLYDPAERADINKLRKVMRTADFYISRYKGNFEEVRIDVISVNKNLEINHYPSQRI
- a CDS encoding MBL fold metallo-hydrolase, which translates into the protein MNIIEPKVLFENEDHKFILLGIEDSQKQGVTTNQYLVVHKDEGVLLDPGGVHVFPMVLSNVVEFISPQKIKGIFYSHQDPDVSSGISLWANSINSKFYVSGLWERFLPHFGVFDNSKIVPIKDNGGKITFSDGYSMDIIPTHFLHSIGNFTVYDSISKILFSGDIGTAVIEAKGNVFVDNFQDHIKNIEGFHKRYMTSSKACKVWSKLIKNYDIELMAPQHGLLYKKQEYKEFLKWFENLKCGIDIIENIYGV
- a CDS encoding methyl-accepting chemotaxis protein, giving the protein MENKEKKIIQKLSNNLYHENILTSFIVNLDNIIGSRFKKANNNVQEIGYSIIGSVNELNKASDSIDEFVKEGKDEINNINDKNKSMITEINQLGNSLTDIQTQVDDSISSITNMVDQFKEVNSLTENIKRISKQTNILSINASIEASRAGEAGQGFAVVANEVKKLATETKETSDKISDKVQDLSKEINVVLKKINYLSDTFNVFTKITEKSMERTQDNLDLFKKIIYEMDKNNSALISNRDNLNLTIDDLKELLKDIENIDEIISIIINMQKNIKNINL
- a CDS encoding aminoacetone oxidase family FAD-binding enzyme, translating into MEIYDVAVIGAGAAGTIAAIKASKRNKTILIDRNHKVGKKIYATGNGKCNYTNKNISLNNYHGQNVQFANFSLNKFNNIKTVEFFKKSGVLSKDIDNRIYPVTEESATIVETLEFLLAENDVELLLGYKIHDIELENEIFTISSNHKQVKSKKLIIATGGKSSPNHGSDGSIFDVIKKLGHSITPLKPALVQLETDNKFSKEVKGIRIKGSITIQHKKKEIAKDTGEIMFTDYGLSGIPVMQVSHFTHEYLEKNEKVFASIDFFHEINQVELDKMLLNRKNELKNRKIKDFLKGLVHSKLINMVLVKSGIKNHNSPSEKLSEKDIMSLSKNLKNLTFFITGTKSWKNSQVTFGGVNTLEVDEKTMESKIIKNLYFAGEVIDISGDCGGYNLQWAWSSGYIAGKSTWK
- a CDS encoding NAD(P)/FAD-dependent oxidoreductase; protein product: MIRINNIKLQYNHSEQDLIDVLNDKYKIDKKDIIDFEINKKSVDARQKRKMIYFVYSVDLKIKNEEKYGELKYVQTINEKGYEPPKKGDKKLSSRPIIVGSGPAGMFSALLLAEEGYKPLIIEQGEPVNKRVEDINNFWNNGILKENSNIQFGEGGAGTFSDGKLTTLIKDKYGRIQKVFDEFIENGAPEEIKYIKNPHIGTDILRNVVYNIRKKIESLGGEFLFSSKLTDIKLKNNKIEFIEINDKDTIKTEILILAIGHSARKTFEMLAKNGVSLEQKPFSMGVRIEHPQELINKNQYGKFYKEKILPQAEYKLSEKNGNRGIYTFCMCPGGQVIASASEENTIVTNGMSEFKRNKNNANSAILVNVNTNDFPNKNPLSGIELQRNLEKSAFKKNYFAPVQNARDFLEGKISKNYITQPSYKPGIYSDNLEKYLPKYISENLKYGIQKFDNKINGFIDKGILTGFETRSSSPVRILRNDSLQSVNIEGLYPGGEGAGYAGGITSSAVDGIKIAEQIINNYTNKI
- the xth gene encoding exodeoxyribonuclease III, with protein sequence MKLISWNVNGIRAIYRKNLLEFLEEYNPDILAIQETKARPQQLTKKLLNYGDYYKFFSSAEKKGYSGVATFSKPEPKGVKYGFGNEKYDSEGRILLTEYEDFSLFNIYFPNGKSKQERLDYKMDFYYDFLKFINDYKKQQPNIIVCGDVNTAHKEIDLARPKDNETVSGFLPEEREWIDKFLDSGFYDSFRMFNQEPDNYSWWDYKTKARERNVGWRIDYFFVSEGIKNRVKKADILNEVYGSDHCPIMIEI
- a CDS encoding HAD family hydrolase, which gives rise to MKEYAAFFDMDKTILSENSGQLFYKYYFNKGEVKFVDYLKLLPIPILYAFGMLKLEYISKVLSDKYIGLSESEIYSKTQKWFDDFGHKFIRDKMIDEIEYHRNKNAEIVLISASPRNICYPVFSHLNMDELISTDLIIENNVFKGIQGNSVYKEEKVNRAEKFLKENNMTFEDSYFYSDSISDLPLLEKVGNPVCVNPDKKLAKIAINKQWKILEV
- a CDS encoding HEAT repeat domain-containing protein; its protein translation is MNREDLIQRVLQEKGTDAIPNLIRLLDEEDSETRELAVDVLSVMGNESRDYLLKEFKKRFEKNTENDITLLYLTELLSDLNCKEIVPYLERMINNYTDERAFPVIIENLLKLTKDDKYLDILLTFMDDGSEMEELALMSITNLPSKKVVDILSEKYENSKDKSKRALIMDSMVKVLLGDFELVPYLQQINPDLSKKLQWQIENQS